GATCGATCCGGATGCCAAGGTGGCGAATCTGAGTGTGGGCGAACGCCAGCGCGTGGAAATTCTGAAGGCGCTGTATCGCGGCGCGCGCATCCTGATTCTGGATGAGCCCACCGCCGTGCTCACACCGCAGGAAAGCGAAGCGCTGTTCGACACGCTCGCGCAGATGGTGGCGCAAGGGCTTTCGATCATTTTCATCAGCCACAAACTCGCCGAAGTGATTCGCGTGTCGCACCGCATTGCCGTGCTGCGACATGGCAAGCTGGTGGCTGAAATGGCCAGCGCAGGCTCCACGCAAGCGGACCTTGCATCGGCCATGGTGGGACGCAGCGTGCAGGCCGGCGTGCGCAATCCAACACAGCGCACAGGCGATGTCGTCTGCGCGCTCGACAACGTGCACACCTCTGCGGGGCGCGATGCCCTGCGCGGTACGACGCTCGACATCAAAGCGGGCGAGATCGTGGCCGTGGCCGGTGTTTCCGGCAACGGGCAGGTCGCTCTTGCCGGTGTGCTGTCGGGCATGGTGAACATCACACAAGGCCGCGCCAGTCTGCTTGGCAAACCGTTGCCAACGCAGCCTTCGCAGCTGGTCGCGCTGGGCGTGGCGCGCATTCCCGAAGACCGACATGGCACGGGTGTGGTGGGCGATCTTCCCGTGTGGGAGAACGCCGTCTCCGAATATCTGCACCAGCCGAAAAGCGCGTTCACGCGCTGGGGTTTCGTCAAGCGCGCTGCTGCACGTCTGAAGGCGCAGAAGATCAGCGAAGACTTCGACGTGCGCGGCGGCGGACTGGATGCGCTCGCGCGTTCGCTCTCGGGCGGCAACATGCAAAAGCTCGTGCTCGGTCGCGCACTCAGCGCATCGGACAGCAAGACGCCCACCTTGATCGTCGCCCACCAACCCACATGGGGGCTGGACATTGGCGCGGTCACTTATGTGCAGCAACAGTTGCTCGCCGCACGCGATGCGGGTGCCGCTGTGCTGCTGATTTCGGATGACCTGGACGAAGTGATGCTCATGGGCGACCGCATTGCCGTGATGCACGAAGGCCATCTCACGCCCGCGCTCGATGCGGATGCGTGGACACGCCAGAGCATTGGCATGGCGATGGCGGGAAGTGCGGAGACAGCCGCAGAGGGTTTGGCATGAGATTGGAAAAAAGACAGACGCTCTCGCGTTCTGCTTTGGTGATTGCGCCGCTGTGTGCTTTGGTGGCGACGCTCATCGTTGCCGCATTGCTGGTGATGTGGGCGGGCAAGCCCGTGGGGCAGACGTTCACGCTGCTGCTGCAAGGCGGCTTCGGCTCGAAGTTCGCGTGGAGCGAAACGCTCACGCGCGCGATTCCGCTGATCCTCACCGGCCTGGCCGTGGCCGTGGCGTTCCGCGCGCGGCTGTTCAACATTGGCGCTGAAGGCCAGTTGTATGCCGGTGCACTGGCTGCCGTCGCCGTGGGCGGCATGCACGGTGGAACGGGTTTCGAGTGGCCGATTCCGCTGCTGTTCGTGCTGATGATGCTGGCCGCTGCGATTGCCGGCGCGCTCATGTTGCTGGGCCCCGCGCTGCTCAAAGCCAAGCTCGGTGTGGACGAAGTGGTGACGACCTTGCTGCTCAACTTCATCGTCGCACTGGCAGTGTCCGCATTGCTCGATGGCCCGATGAAAGACCCGACGGCACTGGGCTGGCCGCAGACCGTGGCGCTGCAATCCGATCTGGAATTGTCGCGACTGCTGGAAGGTACGCGTCTGCACACCGGCCTGCTGTGGGGCATTGCGCTGGCTGTGATGCTGTGGCTGCTGCTGGAGCGCACCGTGCTGGGTTTCGACATTCGCGCGACCGGTGCCAATCCCAAGGCAGCGAAGTTCGCAGGCGTGAGCACGCTGCGCACCATCGTGATGACGGCACTCATCTCCGGCGGCGTCGCGGGTCTCGCAGGTGCCGTGGAAGTGGCAGGACGCGCAAGCTATGTCACGCTCGATCTTTCCCCCGGCTTTGGCTACACCGGCATCGTGATCGCCATGCTCGCAGGCTTGCGTCCGCTCGGCGTACTTGCTTCGGCCATTTTGGTAGCGGGCATTCAAGTGGGCGCGGACAGCATGAGCCGCACCGTCGGCGTGCCGACGTACATTGCGGACGTGATCGTTGCTGCTGCACTCATCGCCGTGCTGATCGCATCGCTGATGACGCAATACCGCATTCAGTGGAGGGCCCGCTGATGCAGGAGCTCATGGATACTCTTGGCAGTCTGCCATTCTGGATAGCAGTGCTGCGCGTGGCCACGCCGCTCATTCTGGGTACGCTCGGCGTGCTGATGTGCGAGCGCGCGGGCGTGCTCAACCTCGGCATCGAAGGCATCATGGTCGCGGGCGCATTTGTTGGCTGGTTCACGGTGTACAGCGGCCACGGCCTGTGGGCTGGCGTGATCGCCGCGATGGTCGCGGGTGGTCTGCTGGGACTGCTGCACGCATTTCTCACCGTGGGCCTCGCGCTGTCGCAGCACGTGTGCGGTCTGGGCATCACCATGCTCGCGACCGCGCTGTCGTACTACGCGTACCGCGTGAAGTTTCCGAAGGTCGATACACCGCCCACCATCGAGCCCTTCGGTGCGATGGACTGGCTGCCGATTCCGGTACTGAACGCGCAGACTCCGCTCACGCTGGTGGCGCTGCTGCTGGTGCCGCTGCTCATCTGGGTGCTGATGCGCACGCCGCTTGGCCTAGCCATCCGCATGGTGGGCGAAAGCCCGCAGGCTGCCGAAAGCCAGGGCATCAACGTGGTGTGGGTGCGCACAGGTGCCATCGTCGCGGGCTCGGCCATCATGGGTCTGGCAGGCGCGTTTCTCACGCTGTCGGCGTTCAACGCGTTCTTCTTCAACATGATCAACGGACGTGGCTGGATCTGCGTGGCACTCGTGGTGTTCGCTTCATGGCGTCCCGGCAAGGCGTTGCTCGGCGCGCTGCTGTTCGCATTTTTTGATGCGCTCCAACTGCGTCTGCAGCAGGGCGCAAGTGGTGGCCTCGTGCCGTATCAGATCTACCTGATGCTGCCGTATGTGCTGTCCATTCTGGCGCTGGTAGTGATGGCGCGCCGCGCCAGCTACCCACAGGCGCTGATGAAACCGTATCGCAAGGGAGAGCGTTGACATGTTGGATTTGATCGTGCGCCACTGCACATTGCCCGATGGCCGCCAGAACATCGACATCGGTGTACAGGCCGGTCGCATCGTGGCCGTGGAAACCGCACTGGCCGCCACCGCAGCCGAAGAAGTCGATGCCGAAGGCATGCTGGTGTCGAGCCCGTTCGTGGACTCGCACTTCCACATGGATTCCACGCTCAGCTACGGCCTGCCACGCGTGAACGAAAGCGGCACGCTGCTCGAAGGCATCGCGCTGTGGGGCGAACTCAAACCCCTGCTCACGCAGGACGCCATCGTCGAACGCGCACTCGCCTATTGCGACTGGGCGGCAGCACGCGGCCTGCTGGCCATCCGCAGCCATGTGGACATATGTGATCCGCGTCTGCTGGCCACCGAAGCCCTGCTGCATGTACGCGAAAAGGTGAAGCCTTATATCGACCTGCAACTCGTCGCCTTCCCGCAAGACGGCGTGCTGCGATCCAAGGGCGCTAAGGAAAACCTGGTTCGCGCGCTCGACATGGGCGTGGACGTGGTCGGCGGCATTCCACACTTTGAACGCACGATGGCCGAAGGCGCTGAAAGCGTGCGCTGGCTGTGCGAACTGGCGGCAGAGCGCGGCTTGCGCGTGGACATGCATTGCGACGAAAGCGACGACCCCCTGAGCCGTCACATCGAAAGCCTTGCATACGAAACCCAACGCGTCGGTCTGAACGGTCGCGTGAACGGCTCGCATCTCACTTCGATGCACAGCATGGACAACTACTACGTCTCCAAGTTGCTGCCGTTGATGCGCGAAGCAGGCGTTTCAGCGATTGCGAACCCGCTCATCAACATCACGCTGCAGGGTCGTCACGACACCTATCCCAAGCGTCGCGGCATGACGCGTGTGCCTGAGATGCTGGCTGCTGGAATCGATGTGGCGTTTGGGCAGGATTGCTGCATGGATCCTTGGTACAGCCTTGGCAGTGGCGACATGCTCGAAGTGGCGCACATGGGTTTGCATGTGGGGCAGATGACGAGCCGGAACGCGATGCGGCAGTGTTTTGAGGCGGTGACTTCCACGCCTGCCAAGATTCTTGGCCTTGAAGGGTATGGGCTTGAAGTGGGGTGCAACGCGGATCTGGTGTTGCTGCAGGCGCGGTCTGCATCTGAGGCCATTCGGTTGCGGGCTACGCGGCTGAAGGTGTGGAAGCGCGGTACTTTGATTGCGAGTACGCCTCGGGCGGATGCTGTGTTGTCTTTGGCTGGACGGCCTGGTTCTGTTTCTTTTTTGGCTTCTCGCTAGTATTGGAGCTCGCTTGCCGGGTGTTCGCCCCGGCGGGCGAGTAACTTTTTGCTTGCGCCAAAAAGTCACCAAAAATCGCTTTTGAATACCCGCGGCAGAACTCACTTTGCGACTGCGTCGCTCCGTTCGGGCAACCGCCGCGAGTCAGTGTTTTCATAAGAGGTGTGTCACGGCACTTCGCGTTGCTCGTGCTGCATCTCGCGACTGCGCGAGATGCCTGAGCGCAAGCCGCTCGACGAATTGAACTCTCGTGCCCAAACGTCGATTTTTTCCGTCGCGAGACTTGCGCTTCCGCTGCTGCATCGAAGAATGCAGCAGCGCCCTCCCCAGCTTTTGGTCTGACTCACGATAGTTGCCCGACCGTAGTGACGAAGGAACGAAGGGAGTTCTATCGTGGGTATTCAAAAGCGCGCTTTTGGTGACTTTTCGCGCGCCAGCGAAAAGTTACTCGCCCGCCGGGGCGAACACCCGGCACCCGTAATCAACCCCCTGGCAGGCGCCAAAAAAGAGAATCACTGAGCAGTGATCTTCCGCTCCTTAACAATAGCCCCCCACTGGTCGTACTCCTTCTTCATGAAGGTAGCAAACTCAGCACGGGTAGTTGGATGCGGATCCAGCCCATGCTTGGCCAAAGCATCCTTCACCCCCGGATCGTTCAATACTTTGACGATCTCCTTATTCCAGCGATCCAGCATCGACGCAGGCGTCTTGGAAGAGGCCACGAACGCATACCAGTTCAAAGCCTGAAAACCGGGATAACCGGATTCGGCCACAGTAGGAATATTGGGCATGTAGCTAGGGCGCTTCAAACCTGTTGTCGCCAAGGGAATCAGCTTGCCGGTTTCGATGTGCGGCAGCGCGGTAGGAGGCGCAGCAAAGTAGCTCGCCACGCGTTCGCCGAGCAGGTCCTGCAGCGCTGGTGCGCCACCCTTGTAAGGCACGTGAACCATGTTGATGCCGGCGCGCTGGTTGAACAGTTCACCCGCGAGGTGCGATGCGGAGCCTGCGCCGGTCGATGCGAATTCGACGTTGCTGGTCTTGGCTTTGGCGACGAACTCGGCCAGCGTTTTCACGCCAAGGCCTTTGTGCACCACGAGCACGTTGGGGAAGTACACGCCGCCGGAGATGGGCGCGAGGTCCTTGAACGGGTCGTAGTTGAGCTTCATGAGATGCGGCGCAATGGTCAGCGGGCCGACCGAGCCGAACAGCAGCACCGAACCATCGGCCACGCCGGAGGCGACCTGCTGGTGCGCGATGTTGCCGCCCGCGCCGCCGCGGTTGTCCACCACGACGGACTGGCCGATGTTCTCGCCGAGCTTCTTGGCGATCAGGCGCGCGGCTGCATCGGCTGCGCCTCCGGCGGCAAAGCCGACGACGAGCGTGACGGGCTTCTGGGGTGGGAATACGGGGTCGGCAGCGTGCGCTGCGCCTGTGCCCAGCGCTGCCAGAGTGGCGAGTGCGGTGGCGCGAAGCAAGAGGGATCGTTTGTTCATCGTGGGGTTCCTGGGAATTGAAAACATAAGGGCCAGCACTGCCGATCGGTGCGCAGCGAATGGCCTGAACTCCGCTCTCCTTTTTCTTGTTGTGTCATCACGCGGCTCCATCGTTTGCATCCTGCATTGAATTGAGTGTTCAACGCACGACGTTGGCGAGCGCGGAGTTCTGTGCGAACCGCGTGAGGTTGTCCAAAAACATCTGCACCACACGTCCCGCGTTGCCTGCCGCAAAGCCTGCGCTGTGCGGTGTGGCGATCACGTTGGGCATGGTCCACAGCGGCGAATCGCTGGCCAGTGGTTCATGTGCGAAGACGTCGAGATATGCGCCTGCAAGCTTGCCTGTGCCGAGTGCGTCGATCAAGGCCGGTTCATCAACGACATCGCCGCGCGAGATGTTGATGAGGTGCGCCGTGGTGGGCAGCAGAGCGAGCCTGTCCCGGTTGATGAGCTGGCGTGTGCGATCCGACAGCGGGCATGCAAGGATCAGCCAGTCCGTTTTTGGCAGCACGTTGGCGATGTCTTCGAAGGCATGCGATGGTAGGCCGTTGTCCGTCGTGGCAGCGCTGCTGCGCACCACCTGAACGTTCAGGCCGATGGCCAGCAGAATGCGCGCAATCGCCTGGCCAATGCCGCCCCAGCCGACGATGGCCGCGGTCTGTCCGTGGATGTCGGCGGGCAATGGGGGGCGATCGATCAGCGGGGCCCAGTGGCCTTGCTGTTGTGCTCGCAGCAATTCGGGAAAGCGGCGGCCCAGCATGAGCAGTCCGGTGACGGCGCTTTGTGCCACCACTTCGGCATTGCTTCCTGCGGACGAAGTGAGCGTCACGCCGCGCGCGAGCAGCTCCATGTAGATGGGGCGATCAGCTCCGGCCGAGTGAATATGCACCCAGCGCAGGCTTGGGCTGGCACGCATGGCGTTGTAGAAGCGCGCGGTCTCGGGCTGCGTCTCGTGCTTGGTGGACAGACCCGTCACATCGCGCGAGACAAAGGCGATGTCGAATTGCGCACCGCGCTGCTCCACGTCGTCCACCGTCAGCAGTTCAGGCGCGGGCGTGGCGCAGGCGCGGATGCGCTCGCCTTGTTGGACGCGTTGCTGCTCGGAGACGAGGATGCGCAGGGGCTGCGTGGAGTGTGCGGTGGCGTTCATGGACGTTGAGTGGAAAGGAAAAGCGTCAGATCACGATGATGGAGCTGGACAGTGAATCGATCAATCCACTGTTGCCCCGGAGTCCTTCACGATCTTCTGCCACTTCACGAACTCCTTGCGTGCGAACTGGCCGAACTGCTCGGGCGTGCCGCCGGCCGGATCGGCGCCTTCGCGGATCATCTGGTCTTCGAGCGTGGGCAGTGCGTCGTTCACCGCCTTGTTGAGCTGCGCGATGATCTGCGGCGGTGTGCCCTTGGGGCCGAAGAAACCGAACCACGAACCTGCGGCGAAGCCGGGGAAGCCCTTTTCTGCAACGGTGGGCACGCCGGGCAGCGAGCGCGACGGCTTTTCGCTCGACACCGCCAGAGCGCGCAGCTTGCCTGCCTTGATGTGGCTGATGACCGAGGGAATCGTTGCGAACATGAACTGCAGACGACCGGCCAGCAGATCGTTGAGCGCGTTGGCACCCTTGTAGGGCACGTGCAGCGTGTCGCCGCCGATGCGCTGCGTGAGCATGTAGCTCGACAGGTGCGACGAGGTGCCCACGCCGGTGGAGCCGTAGCTCAGCTTGCCGGGGTTGGCCTTCACGTAGGCGACGAATTCTTCGAACGTCTTGGCGGGCACGTTGGGCGGAACGACCAGCACGTTGGGCACGTCGGCGATCTGCACGATGGGCACGAGATCGATCAGTGGGTCGTAGTTCATGTTCTTGTAGAGGCTCTGGTTCACCGAGATCGGGCCCACCGAATTGACGATCAGCGTGTAGCCATCGGCGGGCGAGCGCACCACGAATTCGGTGCCGATGTTGCCGCCACCGCCGGGCTTGTTGTCGATGATGAAGGATTGACCGAGCTTCTCGCCGATCTTCTGCGCGACGGCGCGGGCCAGCAGGTCGGTGGTGCCGCCTGCGGTGAAGGCCACGATGATCTTGACGGGCTTGGACGGCCACTTGTCCTGCGCAAATGCCATGCCGCCTATCGGCAGCAGGGCCGATGCGATGAGGCTGGAGTTGAAGCGACGGCGCGATACGTCGGTATGGCCGGGGTTGCGTGGGTTGGACATGTTTGTCTCCTTGAGGTTTTTTTGCTTGGATGAATACGCGGCTGGTGAACACTTTTTTTGAAGGAAGCGTGTTCTTGCAGGCAGCACGAGCGCGGTGAAAGCAAGCTCTCACCGCGCCCGATGGGGAACTCTGTTTTTCTTTTGTCTCTCCGACTTCGTTTTCGTTAGCAATCAGGTGCGGTAGCTCGGGTCCAGCTTGTCGAGCTTGCGCAGCAGTGCAGGCCATTCCATCTGGCCATAAGGGCGGCGCGTGCCGGGCTGGTAGTTGTTCCAGGTTTCTTCGAGCACTTCATCGGAGACCTTGGCGAAAGGCGTGTTGCACGACATGGCGGCGATCTGCGAGCGGCAGGCGAGTTCGAGGCGGTGCATCCAGTTGAAGGCCTCGCCCACGGTGCGGCCCACGGTCAGTGCGCCATGGTTGCGGAAGATGACGGCCTCGCCATCGCCGAGATCCTTGACCAGCGATTCCTGCTCAGCCGTGTTGAGCACCACGCCCTGGTAGTCGTGATAGCCGATCTTCAGAAAGCGCATCGCCGTCTGCGTGATGGGCAGCAGGCCGCATTCGAGTGCGGACACCGCCATCGACGCCCAGCTGTGCGTGTGGATCACGCAGGCCACTTCGGGGCGCGCTTCGTGCACGGCGCTGTGGATCACATAGCCGGCCTTGTTGATGCCGTAGTTCAGCGGGCCGAAGTCGGGCTTGGAGAGAATGGTGCCGTCGTGGCTCACCTTGATCAGACTGGACGCGGTGATCTCTTCGTACATCATGCCGTAGGCGTTGATGAGGAACGCACCGTCCTCATCGGGCACGCGCGAGGAGATGTGGTTGGCCATCATGTCCGACATGCCGTACAGATGCACAAGCCGGTAGCAGGCCGCGAGGTCCACGCGGGCCTTCCATTCGGCGTCGGAGCACTTGCCCTTCATGGACGAAATACGCAGTTCGTGGTCGGTATCGCTGTGCGTGGTGCTGGTCATTTTTTGTCTCCCTGTTTGAGTGAATCGTGAGGAATCGGGCTTCAGTCCGCGCCCAGACCAATCGGATTGGGCTGGCGCTTTTCCGTGGCGTGGCGCAGCAGCGAAGCGGTGCGGAAAATGCCGTGTGCAAACTTGCCGTAAGGCAGCGTGAGGAACAGGCCCATCACCGCGCCGAGATGGGCGCACAGCAGTAGTGCCATTGCGGGCGTGCTGCGGAACAGCCAGAGCGCCAGGCCGGTCAGCGAGACCAGAAACAGCAGCGCGATGAAGCCGAGGTCCATGGGCTTTTGCTTGACGTCGCCATGTTCCGGATCGCGGGTGCGGTTCAGGTGCCACAGGCCGCTGGTGCCGATCAGCAGGCTCACGCCGCCGATGGCACCGAGTACCTTGGGCAGGCTCGGGAAGTCGTACGGTGCGTGCCAGCCGAACACGTAGTGGTAGATGGTGCCGAGCGCGGTCGCGGCAAAGCACAGCATGAAGCCGTAGAACGTGAAGTGGTGCATGCGGCGACGCGCGAGCGTGTAGGCGTCGTCTTCGTTGGGGCAGCCCTGGCCTGCACCGCCATCCAGATACTTCATGCGCAGCACGTCGTGCGTGGCTTCGGCGGCGGCGGGGGCGCTCACATCGGCTCCGCTGGTGACGGGTTTGATCTGCTTCCAGAAATTGCGCACGCCCATGAAGAGCGCGAACACCACGAACAGAAACACCGGTGCGAAGATGCCTGCGAGCAGGTTGTGCGGGAACAGGTTGTAGAAGTTGCCCGCAGTCTCGCGGCTCCACAGCGCGCCGATGCCGCCATGCAGCGCGACGGCGATGATGAGGAACAGCGCCAGGCCGATCACGAGGGCGACCGACAGCGTGAGACCGTTGTTCTTGTAGAGCTTGCCGAGCGCGGGAGGCCAAGCGTAGTTGGTGTAGGTTTCGCCGCGCACTTCGGCCATGGCCTTGGGCACGTTGAGGGCGAACTCATGCGGCGGTGCGTACTGGCAGGCATGCAGACAGGCACCGCAGTTGTGGCACAGGTTGGCGAGAAAGTTCACGTCGGCCTTGGGGAATTCCAGGCGGCGTGTCATCGCGGGAAACACCGCGCAGAAGCCTTCGCAGTAGCGGCAGGCGTTGCAGATCTGCATGACGCGCGCGACTTCGTCTTCGGCGGCGGTCATGGGCACGATCTGGCCTTGGGCGAGGGCCTTGGCATCGTTGGTCAGGGCTTGCAGAGTTTGCATCTTGCGTCCTTCTTATTCTTTGTCTTGCACGGCACCTGCGAGCGCAGGTTTGCCCTGAGCGGCCAGTGCCGCATTGCGTCCGGCGATGCGGCCGAACGCGGTTCCGATCGACATGCCGACACCGGCGGTGTAGCCCTTGCCGAGCACGTTGCCGGCCATCATCTCGCCGGCCACGAACAGGTTGCGGCTCGGCTGGTCGTCAAAGCGCACGGCGGCCGTGTCGTCCACCTTCAGACCGAGATAGGTGAAGGTCACGCCGGGGCGCAGCGCATAGCCGTAGAACGGCGCGGTGTCGATGGGGCGCGCCCAGTGCGTCTTGGCGGGGGCGATGCCTTCGGTGTGGCAATCGTCGAGCGCGGTGTGGTCGAAGTGACCGACCTTGCAGTTGTCGTTGTATTCGTTCAGCGTCTGCATGAACGTGTTCTTGTCGAGCTGCAGCTTCTCGGCCAGCTCTTCGAGCGTGTTGGCTTTGACGCCCGGAAACACTGGCGGCATGAAGCGGCCGATGGCCTTGGAGTCGATGATCGAATAGGCGATCTGCTGCGGCTGCATGGCCACGAGTCGGCCCCAGATCGCATAGCGCTTGGGCCAGAAATCTTCGCCTTCGTCGTAGAAACGCTTGGCTTCGCGATTGACCACCACGCCGAGCGAAACGCAGTCGATGCGCGTGCAGATGCCGCCGTCGTACAGCGGTGCGCGCGCGTCGATGGCGACCATGTGGGCCTGAGTCGGATCGCCGATGCGGTCAGCCTTCTGCTCGTCGAGCATGTGCTTGAGCAGCACGCCCCTGTTGAACGCGGTGCCGCGAATCAGGAAGTTGTCGGACGGCCATTCGCCGCGCTCGTTCTGGCCCCAGGCCTCGCGTAGCCATTCGCGGTTGGATTCAAAACCGCCTGCTGCCAGCACGCAACTCTTGGCCGTGATGCGCTTGCCGGTGGTGGTGTGCGCGGCCTTGAAGACGCCGTTGTCGATCTCGAGACGATCCACCGGAGTTTCGTAATGGATCTGCACGCCCAGCTTTTCGGCGCTGCGGAAATACGCGTTCACGAGTGCGGTACCGCCGCCCATGAAGAACGCGTTGGTGCGCGCCACATGCAGTGCGCCGGAGAGCGGCGGCTGAAAGATCACGCCGTGCTTGCGCATCCAATTGCGGCAGGTGCTCGATGCGCGAATCACCATGCGCGCCAGGTGCTCGTTGGTGATGCCGCCGGTCACCTTCAGCAGGTCCTGCCAGAACTCTTCTTCGGGATAGGCCTCGATCAGCACGTCCTGCGGCGCATCGTGCATGCAGCGCAGATTGCGCGTGTGGCCGGAGTTGCCGCCGCGCCATTCGCGTGGTGCGGATTCGAGCAGCATCACGCGCGATCCGGCCTCGGCCGCCATGATGGCCGCGCACAGTGCCGCATTGCCACCGCCGATCACCAGCACATCGGCGTCGAAGACTTGGGTGTCGCTGCTGCTCATGTGGGCTGACCGCACAAGCGGGTTCGCAGGTTGGAAGGGGCTGTGTGTTTGCTGTTCAGCACGGCGGACCTCGTGGGTTGATTCGATGTTTCTTGTGGTCCCGCGATGCCGCTTTCGATGCCGGTCTCGATGTCATTTTCAGTGCCGTTTCAGGCGCTGATTCGATGCAGGTTTCGGCGTCATTCATGCACGGCCCGCGGGTGGTTGGCGTCACTGTAGAAGTTTGTGCTGACCCTGCCCAGAGCCCTTGCGGTAAGGGCACTTCACGATTTGTGATGGGTTACCTGTCTCCCTTTCTCCCTTTCTCTCCTCTGTGATTTCAAGGACCTGCAACGGTTCAAAGCGCCTTTCATGTTGCAGCGCACTCCGAATTGCCAATTTAGTTTTGTCTATATACAAACAAAGAAAGCATTTGACAAAAGAAAAAACAATCGCGAAACTGAAAGCACGGAAAAAACGAAGGGGACAACGGACATGCAACGGCTTACCGAGTTCGTCAGTTATGCGGATGCGCAGCAGCAGTTCTCAGGCGAGAAACTGTGGGAGCTTTTCGATGGCAATCGCGATGCGTTCAACATCGCCCATGAATGCGTGGACCGCCATGCCGCCACGGGCCGCGACGCGCTGATCGTGGCCAACGCGGCGGGTGGTGACGAGGTCATCACCTTCGCGGAACTCTCTGCCGATTCGAGCCGCTTCGCCAACTGGCTGGCAGCGCGCGGCGTGCAGGCCGGCGAGCGCGTGGCCATCATGCTGGAGCCCTCGCGGGCCTTCTACACCGCGATGTTCGGCGTGATCAAGCGCGGCGCGATTGCCGTTCCGCTGTTCACCTTGTTCGGCCCGGACGGTGTGCGTCTGCGTGTGGACGACTGCAAGCCTGCGTTGCTGGTGAGCAATGAACAGAAGCGCGACGTGGCCGATGCCGCGGGCGTGCCGGTGCTGATCTACGACGAGGCTTTTCACCAGAGCCTGCAAAGCCAGCCGACGCAGTTCGCATCGCAATCACGTGCCGACGATCTGGCTGTTTTCCAGTACACATCGGGCACGACACGCGAGCTGCCCGAGGCCGTGCGCCACACACATCGCGCCGTG
This genomic stretch from Diaphorobacter sp. HDW4B harbors:
- a CDS encoding D-2-hydroxyacid dehydrogenase, whose translation is MNATAHSTQPLRILVSEQQRVQQGERIRACATPAPELLTVDDVEQRGAQFDIAFVSRDVTGLSTKHETQPETARFYNAMRASPSLRWVHIHSAGADRPIYMELLARGVTLTSSAGSNAEVVAQSAVTGLLMLGRRFPELLRAQQQGHWAPLIDRPPLPADIHGQTAAIVGWGGIGQAIARILLAIGLNVQVVRSSAATTDNGLPSHAFEDIANVLPKTDWLILACPLSDRTRQLINRDRLALLPTTAHLINISRGDVVDEPALIDALGTGKLAGAYLDVFAHEPLASDSPLWTMPNVIATPHSAGFAAGNAGRVVQMFLDNLTRFAQNSALANVVR
- a CDS encoding tripartite tricarboxylate transporter substrate binding protein produces the protein MAFAQDKWPSKPVKIIVAFTAGGTTDLLARAVAQKIGEKLGQSFIIDNKPGGGGNIGTEFVVRSPADGYTLIVNSVGPISVNQSLYKNMNYDPLIDLVPIVQIADVPNVLVVPPNVPAKTFEEFVAYVKANPGKLSYGSTGVGTSSHLSSYMLTQRIGGDTLHVPYKGANALNDLLAGRLQFMFATIPSVISHIKAGKLRALAVSSEKPSRSLPGVPTVAEKGFPGFAAGSWFGFFGPKGTPPQIIAQLNKAVNDALPTLEDQMIREGADPAGGTPEQFGQFARKEFVKWQKIVKDSGATVD
- a CDS encoding tripartite tricarboxylate transporter substrate binding protein — protein: MNKRSLLLRATALATLAALGTGAAHAADPVFPPQKPVTLVVGFAAGGAADAAARLIAKKLGENIGQSVVVDNRGGAGGNIAHQQVASGVADGSVLLFGSVGPLTIAPHLMKLNYDPFKDLAPISGGVYFPNVLVVHKGLGVKTLAEFVAKAKTSNVEFASTGAGSASHLAGELFNQRAGINMVHVPYKGGAPALQDLLGERVASYFAAPPTALPHIETGKLIPLATTGLKRPSYMPNIPTVAESGYPGFQALNWYAFVASSKTPASMLDRWNKEIVKVLNDPGVKDALAKHGLDPHPTTRAEFATFMKKEYDQWGAIVKERKITAQ
- a CDS encoding ABC transporter permease; this translates as MRLEKRQTLSRSALVIAPLCALVATLIVAALLVMWAGKPVGQTFTLLLQGGFGSKFAWSETLTRAIPLILTGLAVAVAFRARLFNIGAEGQLYAGALAAVAVGGMHGGTGFEWPIPLLFVLMMLAAAIAGALMLLGPALLKAKLGVDEVVTTLLLNFIVALAVSALLDGPMKDPTALGWPQTVALQSDLELSRLLEGTRLHTGLLWGIALAVMLWLLLERTVLGFDIRATGANPKAAKFAGVSTLRTIVMTALISGGVAGLAGAVEVAGRASYVTLDLSPGFGYTGIVIAMLAGLRPLGVLASAILVAGIQVGADSMSRTVGVPTYIADVIVAAALIAVLIASLMTQYRIQWRAR
- a CDS encoding ABC transporter ATP-binding protein gives rise to the protein MSAAATTGANNSPAPVLELSHITKRFGSLTANDDISLTLGAGEVLALLGENGAGKSTLMAILFGHYVADEGSIRVRGDVLPSGNPRAALAAGIGMVHQHFALADNLSVLNNVLLGTESLWSPVSHRATAREKLMAVSKQFGLVIDPDAKVANLSVGERQRVEILKALYRGARILILDEPTAVLTPQESEALFDTLAQMVAQGLSIIFISHKLAEVIRVSHRIAVLRHGKLVAEMASAGSTQADLASAMVGRSVQAGVRNPTQRTGDVVCALDNVHTSAGRDALRGTTLDIKAGEIVAVAGVSGNGQVALAGVLSGMVNITQGRASLLGKPLPTQPSQLVALGVARIPEDRHGTGVVGDLPVWENAVSEYLHQPKSAFTRWGFVKRAAARLKAQKISEDFDVRGGGLDALARSLSGGNMQKLVLGRALSASDSKTPTLIVAHQPTWGLDIGAVTYVQQQLLAARDAGAAVLLISDDLDEVMLMGDRIAVMHEGHLTPALDADAWTRQSIGMAMAGSAETAAEGLA
- a CDS encoding amidohydrolase family protein, translated to MLDLIVRHCTLPDGRQNIDIGVQAGRIVAVETALAATAAEEVDAEGMLVSSPFVDSHFHMDSTLSYGLPRVNESGTLLEGIALWGELKPLLTQDAIVERALAYCDWAAARGLLAIRSHVDICDPRLLATEALLHVREKVKPYIDLQLVAFPQDGVLRSKGAKENLVRALDMGVDVVGGIPHFERTMAEGAESVRWLCELAAERGLRVDMHCDESDDPLSRHIESLAYETQRVGLNGRVNGSHLTSMHSMDNYYVSKLLPLMREAGVSAIANPLINITLQGRHDTYPKRRGMTRVPEMLAAGIDVAFGQDCCMDPWYSLGSGDMLEVAHMGLHVGQMTSRNAMRQCFEAVTSTPAKILGLEGYGLEVGCNADLVLLQARSASEAIRLRATRLKVWKRGTLIASTPRADAVLSLAGRPGSVSFLASR
- a CDS encoding ABC transporter permease, which produces MQELMDTLGSLPFWIAVLRVATPLILGTLGVLMCERAGVLNLGIEGIMVAGAFVGWFTVYSGHGLWAGVIAAMVAGGLLGLLHAFLTVGLALSQHVCGLGITMLATALSYYAYRVKFPKVDTPPTIEPFGAMDWLPIPVLNAQTPLTLVALLLVPLLIWVLMRTPLGLAIRMVGESPQAAESQGINVVWVRTGAIVAGSAIMGLAGAFLTLSAFNAFFFNMINGRGWICVALVVFASWRPGKALLGALLFAFFDALQLRLQQGASGGLVPYQIYLMLPYVLSILALVVMARRASYPQALMKPYRKGER